A part of Aegilops tauschii subsp. strangulata cultivar AL8/78 chromosome 2, Aet v6.0, whole genome shotgun sequence genomic DNA contains:
- the LOC109733857 gene encoding uncharacterized protein — MAGWYEEAAGLLLRRSALAEMAVDVLLCAVPIWAAVMIGLFIGWAWRPRWTGLIFLGFRSRLRLLYVPPGLGARRLWLACTALSAFSVAPQLLSSAFRRHGKYQRKDPSNDDTDACGDSGACANGRSIFEVKHGIVTEKDLDHLVQLLDNKESGHTTWQHLMERTTSNMTYKAWRHEPEVGPIMHCSQTIFEDATPELVRDFFWDDDFRLKWDPMLVCFKILDEFPLNGTTIIHWIKKFPFFCSDREYIFGRRIWESGKAYYCVTKGIPYPSLPKKEKPRRVELYFSSWRIRPVQSPKKDGQQHMACEVTLFHYEDMGIPKDVAKVGVRHGMWGAVKKLQSGFRAYQLMRKSENILSRSAIMARVTTKTCIAGSDGSLDQGPFSTEQASTEDDNSRAVQHGFDWKWVVVGGAVAAVCVLNTGIVGKALLLGAARRQAKK; from the exons ATGGCGGGGTGGTACGAGGAGGCGGCGGGTCTGCTGCTGCGCCGGTCGGCGTTGGCGGAGATGGCGGTAGATGTGCTGCTGTGCGCCGTGCCGATCTGGGCGGCGGTCATGATCGGCCTCTTCATAGGGTGGGCATGGCGGCCGCGCTGGACCGGGCTGATCTTCCTCGGTTTCCGCAGCCGTCTCCGGCTCCTCTACGTGCCTCCCGGGCTCGGCGCGCGCCGCCTATGGCTCGCCTGCACCGCGCTCTCCGCCTTCTCCGTCGCGCCGCAGCTGCTCTCCTCCGCCTTCCGCCGCCATGGGAAGTACCAGCGCAAGGATCCCTCGAACGACGACACGGACGCCTGCGGGGATTCTGGCGCTTGCGCTAACGGCAG GTCAATTTTTGAGGTCAAGCATGGTATTGTCACTGAGAAGGACCTAGATCACCTCGTGCAGCTTTTAGATAATAAGGAGAGTGGGCATACAACATGGCAGCATTTGATGGAGCGTACCACTTCCAACATGACGTACAAGGCCTGGAGGCATGAGCCCGAG GTGGGACCTATAATGCATTGTAGCCAGACCATTTTCGAGGATGCTACTCCTGAACTGGTTAGAGATTTCTTCTGGGATGATGATTTTCGTCTAAAGTGGGACCCCATGCTTGTGTGCTTCAAAATTTTGGATGAGTTCCCTCTGAATGGAACCACAATTATTCACTGGATTAAAAAG TTCCCTTTCTTCTGCAGTGACCGTGAATACATTTTTGGGCGGCGTATCTGGGAGTCGGGGAAGGCTTACTATTGTGTTACGAAG GGAATTCCTTATCCATCTTTGCCCAAGAAGGAAAAACCGAGGCGTGTGGAATTGTACTTCTCGAGTTGGCGTATTAGACCTG TTCAATCGCCCAAAAAAGATGGCCAGCAACACATGGCATGTGAAGTAACACTGTTTCACTACGAGGATATGGGCATACCCAAGGATGTTGCTAAAGTTGGTGTCCGCCACGGCATGTGGGGTGCTGTTAAAAAGCTGCAGTCCGGCTTTAGAGCATATCAGCTAATGAGAAAATCAGAAAACATCCTGTCACGCAGTGCCATCATGGCTCGGGTGACCACCAAGACATGCATTGCTGGTTCTGATGGCTCCTTGGATCAAGGGCCCTTCAGCACAGAACAAGCCAGTACAGAGGACGACAACTCCAGGGCAGTCCAACATGGTTTCGACTGGAAGTGGGTGGTGGTCGGTGGCGCGGTGGCTGCCGTTTGCGTGCTTAACACCGGAATTGTAGGGAAGGCCCTCTTACTTGGAGCTGCAAGAAGGCAGGCAAAGAAGTGA